Proteins from a genomic interval of Trifolium pratense cultivar HEN17-A07 linkage group LG6, ARS_RC_1.1, whole genome shotgun sequence:
- the LOC123889126 gene encoding MDIS1-interacting receptor like kinase 2-like: MVPKLIKKNLACGQILFIILWVLLTIFFPQIAGFSKITSLTTTSHYQANLEDLEAKALLKWKDSFENHSQALLSTWTRTTNPCKWEGIRCDKSKSISSINLENYGLKGTLHTLNFTSFPNLLSLNIYNNYFYGTIPPQIGNMSKINVLNFSLNPLEGSIPKEMWKLTSLKGLDLSVCQLSGEIPNFITNLSNLSYLDFSNNKKFSSGYIPHEIGKLNHLKYLGIAGCSRVGPIPQEIGMLTNLGVMDLSRNTLSGTIPKTFGNMTSLNELYLSNNTLSGTIPPSFWNMSYLSILYLDTNNLSGSIPPSIQNLVNLNDLAFHYNHFSGPIPFTIGNLTKLTSLNLMSNHFFGSIPTSIGNLINMEVLCFRENNLSGTIPAIIGNLTKLTGLELATNKFHGSIPQRLHNFTNWGSFILDENDFIGQLPPQICSGGFLLFFTVFNNHFTGQVPRSLKNCSSIQRLMLQGNQIEGDIAQDFGVYPNLEYIDLSDNKFYGQISPNWGQCPNLNTLMISNNNITGGIPLTLLEANKLGKLHLSSNHLTGKLPKELGYLKSLLEVKINNNHLSGNIPSEIGLLQNLVDFDVGRNMLNGTIPKEVVKLPLLRNLNLSKNKIEGRIPSDFSMSQPLESLDLSGNLLNGTIPTVLGELKQLQQLNLSSNNLSGTIPSSFEDAMSSLTYINISNNHLEGRLPNNQAFLKAPIESLTNNKGLCGNRTGLLLCTTNHSKKSHKTLLLVLFVILGALLLVFCGVGISMYILYRRATKEKTKDKDSNEAQAEEVFSIWSHDGKMLFENIIEATNNFDDDYLIGVGGEGSVYKAKLSTDMVVAVKKLHSGIDGERPNFKAFENEIQALTEIRHRNIIKLYGYCQHSRFSFLVYKFLEGGTLAKMLNNDSQAIAFDWEKRVNVVRGVANALSYMHHDCTPSIVHRDISSKNVLLDLSYEAQLSDFGTAKFLKPNSSSWTTFAGTFGYAAPEFAQTMEVTEKCDVYSFGVLCFEILLGNHPADFVSSLFSSSTATTTYNLLLIDVLDQRPPQPTNSFFGDIILITKLAFSCLSGNPSSRPTMDYVSKELLMRKSQSPLVEQFPQIRLGQLH, encoded by the exons ATGGTACCTAAATTAATCAAGAAGAATCTAGCATGTGGGCAGATTCTCTTCATAATCCTTTGGGTCCTTTTAACAATCTTTTTTCCTCAAATTGCTGGTTTTTCCAAAATCACTTCTTTGACCACAACTTCTCATTATCAAGCTAACCTTGAAGACCTTGAAGCAAAAGCTCTGCTGAAGTGGAAAGATAGCTTCGAAAACCACAGCCAAGCTCTTTTGTCAACATGGACAAGAACCACAAATCCATGCAAATGGGAAGGAATTCGGTGTGACAAATCCAAATCCATCTCTAGCATAAATCTTGAAAATTATGGACTTAAAGGTACACTTCACACTCTAAACTTCACCTCATTCCCCAACCTTCTCAGCCTAAATATCTACAACAACTACTTTTATGGGACCATTCCTCCACAAATTGGTAACATGTCCAAAATAAATGTTTTGAACTTTTCATTAAACCCACTTGAAGGTTCCATCCCCAAAGAAATGTGGAAATTGACAAGTTTAAAAGGCCTTGATCTTTCTGTATGTCAGCTAAGTGGAGAAATTCCTAATTTCATAACAAACTTGTCCAACCTCTCGTATCTAGATTTTAGTAACAACAAAAAGTTTTCCAGTGGTTACATTCCTCATGAGATTGGGAAATTGAACCACTTGAAATATCTAGGTATTGCAGGTTGTAGCCGTGTTGGTCCCATTCCCCAAGAAATTGGAATGTTGACAAACCTTGGTGTTATGGATTTGTCAAGGAACACTCTATCTGGTACCATCCCAAAAACATTTGGTAACATGACCAGTTTAAATGAACTTTACCTTTCCAATAACACATTGTCTGGAACAATTCCACCATCATTTTGGAACATGTCTTACTTGTCCATACTCTACCTTGATACCAATAATCTTTCTGGATCGATCCCTCCTTCTATACAAAACTTGGTCAATTTGAATGATCTTGCATTTCATTACAACCACTTTTCTGGACCTATTCCTTTCACCATCGGAAACTTGACAAAGCTAACATCTTTAAACTTGATGTCTAATCATTTTTTTGGATCAATTCCTACTTCTATTGGAAATTTAATCAATATGGAAGTCCTATGTTTCCGAGAAAACAATCTTTCTGGAACTATTCCTGCTATAATTGGAAATTTGACAAAGCTAACTGGTTTGGAATTAGCCACCAATAAATTTCATGGTAGCATTCCACAACGCCTACATAACTTTACCAACTGGGGATCCTTTATATTAGACGAGAATGATTTCATTGGTCAGTTGCCACCTCAAATATGTTCTGGTGGATTTCTACTATTCTTCACTGTTTTTAACAACCATTTCACCGGTCAAGTACCAAGAAGCTTGAAAAACTGCTCTAGTATTCAAAGACTTATGCTTCAGGGTAATCAAATAGAAGGAGATATAGCACAAGATTTTGGTGTATATCCGAATTTGGAGTACATTGATCTAAGTGACAATAAATTTTATGGTCAAATTTCACCAAACTGGGGACAGTGCCCTAATCTTAATACCTTAATGATATCCAACAATAATATCACTGGTGGTATACCATTAACACTTTTGGAGGCAAACAAGCTAGGCAAGCTCCACCTTTCTTCAAACCATTTAACAGGAAAACTTCCAAAGGAACTTGGATACCTGAAATCATTACTTGAAGTTAAGATCAACAACAATCATCTTTCAGGAAATATTCCAAGTGAAATTGGATTGCTACAGAATCTTGTAGATTTCGATGTAGGAAGAAACATGTTGAATGGGACAATACCAAAAGAAGTTGTGAAGTTACCCTTGTTACGAAATTTGAACTtgagcaaaaacaaaattgaagggaGAATTCCATCAGACTTTTCAATGTCACAACCTCTTGAATCTCTTGATCTTAGCGGGAATTTGTTGAATGGAACAATACCAACAGTGTTAGGAGAGTTGAAGCAATTGCAACAACTGAATCTGTCATCCAATAATCTTTCTGGCACCATTCCATCCAGTTTTGAGGATGCCATGTCAAGCTTGACCTATATCAACATCTCAAACAACCATTTAGAAGGCAGGCTACCAAATAATCAAGCTTTTCTCAAGGCTCCAATTGAATCATTAACAAATAACAAAGGCTTGTGTGGTAATCGCACTGGCTTACTGCTTTGCACAACCAACCACAGCAAAAAGAGCCACAAGACTCTCTTACTAGTATTGTTTGTTATCTTAGGTGCTCTACTACTAGTATTTTGTGGGGTGGGAATTTCAATGTATATTCTTTATCGGAGAGCAACAAAGGAAAAAACCAAAGATAAAGATTCCAACGAAGCACAAGCAGAAGAAGTATTTTCCATATGGAGCCATGATGGAAAAATGTTATTTGAAAACATCATTGAAGCTACCAATAACTTTGATGATGATTATCTCATTGGAGTTGGCGGGGAAGGATCTGTTTATAAGGCTAAGTTGTCTACAGATATGGTTGTTGCAGTCAAGAAACTTCATTCGGGAATAGATGGGGAGAGGCCCAATTTCAAAGCAtttgaaaatgaaattcaaGCTTTGACAGAAATCAGGCATCGTAATATCATAAAGCTCTATGGATATTGCCaacattcaagattttcattttTGGTTTATAAGTTCTTGGAAGGGGGAACTTTGGcaaaaatgctaaacaatgaCTCGCAAGCTATTGCATTTGATTGGGAAAAGAGGGTAAATGTTGTTAGAGGTGTGGCTAATGCTTTGTCCTATATGCATCATGATTGCACACCTTCAATAGTTCATCGTGACATATCAAGCAAGAATGTTCTTTTGGATTTATCTTATGAAGCTCAACTTTCGGATTTTGGAACAGCTAAGTTTCTAAAGCCTAATTCAAGCAGTTGGACCACATTTGCAGGCACCTTTGGGTATGCAGCTCCAG AGTTTGCCCAGACCATGGAAGTGACTGAGAAGTGTGACGTTTACAGCTTTGGAGTACTTTGTTTTGAAATCCTTCTGGGAAACCATCCAgcagattttgtttcttcatTGTTCTCATCATCTACAGCAACAACGACTTATAATTTGTTGTTGATTGATGTATTAGACCAACGCCCTCCTCAACCTACCAATTCATTTTTTGGCGATATCATCTTGATTACAAAATTGGCATTTTCTTGCTTAAGTGGAAATCCATCTTCTCGCCCCACCATGGATTATGTCTCAAAAGAACTTTTAATGAGAAAATCACAATCGCCTTTAGTGGAACAGTTCCCTCAGATCAGACTTGGACAACTCCACTAA